Within the Thermodesulfobacteriota bacterium genome, the region GGCCGCCGAGCCCTTCGACATTGTGGTCACGGATCTCAAGCTTCCGGACAGCAACGGCATCGAAACCTTTGTCAAGATCCGCAGCCGGTTCCCGTATCAGCCGGTGGTGGTGCTCGCCGGGGCGGACAACCAGGGCATGGCCATGGATGCCGTCCGCAAAGGGGCGCAGGATTATCTCATCAAGGGACGGGCCAAGGGGCATTCCATCATCCGCCTGCTCAAGTACTCCATCGAGCGGCAGCGGCTGCTCAACGAGTGCCAGAGGCGCATCCAGGAGATCCGCACCCTGGAAGGGCTGATTCCGGTCTGTGCCTGGTGCCGCAAGGTTCACACCCACAAGGGCTACTGGGAGAGGGTCGAGAGGTATGTCGAGGAGCAGACCGGCGCCTCCTTCTCCCACGGCATCTGTCCCGAGTGTCTGGAGAAGACCCATCCCGAGCTGTTCGGCCTCCTGGAGCAGAGCCATCCGGAGCTGGTGGCCAGCCAACCGGCGGAAGAGCCGGCCGGGCGGCCGATCCGGCTGCTGCTCATCGAGGACAACGCCGCCGATGCCGGTCTGGTGCAGGAATTCGCGGCCGAGATCACCGGCCTGCCGCTGGCGATCCGCCACGTGACGAGGCTGGCGACGGCGATCGAGCTGCTGCAACGGGAGCGCTTCGACCTGGTGCTGTGCGACCTCGGACTGCCGGACAGTCAAGGCATCGAAACCTTCATCAGCCTGAACACGGTGATCCCGCAGGTGCCGATCATCGTCCTGACCGGCGTGGATGACAAGGGGTTCGCGGCAACCGCGGTGCGGAGCGGCGCCCAGGACTACATCGTCAAGGGAGAGCTGGACAGCGCCCTGTTGAGGAAGTCGATCCGCTACGCCATCGAGCGCCACAAGATGCTGGAGGAGCTGCGCTGCAACCTGCGCGAGGTCAGGAAGCTGCACCAGGAGCGGGACAGCATCCTGTCCATGTTCGCCCACGACATCAAGAACGCCATCATTCCGGCGACCCTGCTGCTGTCCAGGATCGGCACCGGCAAGGCCGCCCCGCCCGCCAACATCGTCCTGCCGATCGTCGAGGCCCTGCGGAGCGCCGAGGGCATGCTGGCGGAGTTCATCGAGCTCTCCCGGCTGCAGTCCCGGGACTACGAGCCGGCCATGGGCGTGCTCGATATCGAGGCCCTGGTCCTCGGTCAGGTGGAGGTCGCCCGGGCCAAGGCCAGCGAAAAGGAGATCGGGATCCGTCTGGATCTGTCGCCGGCGCCATTGCCGGTCCTGGCTGCGGATGCGGCCATGCTGCAACGGGTGCTGGCCAATCTTCTCGACAATGCCGTCAAGTACACCCCGCAAAAGGGCACCGTCACCGTGACGGTCCGCCAGTCCGAGACGGATCTTCTCGTCCAGGTGCAGGATACCGGCATCGGCATCGCCGACCTCCATATCCCGTCCATCTTCGAGGCCTTCTACCGGGTGCCGGGCATCGAGAAGGGGTCGGGCCTGGGTCTGGCCATTGCCGGCAAGATCGTCAAATCCCATGGCGGCGAGATCTGGGTCGAAAGCACCCCGGGCCATGGCAGCACCTTCAGCTTCACCCTGCCGCTGCCGCAGCCGAAAGCCGAGTCGGCCTGCCCCGTCCCGGCGACGGCCAGGAGCCGCCCCCCGGCCCGCGAGGTCCAGGCCGCGGCCGGCGGGGAGACCCCCCGCCCCTCGGCGGCCATGGACTGACCGGCAACCTCAGATATCCAGCACCACGGTGGCCTGCCAGCCGCCGGCGATCTGCCGGACCCCGAAGCGGTGCATGGTCACCGCCTTGACGTCGGCGGCCAGCTCGTGGCGCTGCGGGTCCAGGGTCTCCCCGGCTGCCTCCGCTTCCAGGAGATAGCCTTGCGCAGTCTCCCGGATGCGGATCTCCCGGACCACAAGCAGGAGCTGCTCGCTGTCCTTGAAGAAGATGAGCTCCTGCAGAAAGTGGTAGAGCAAAAGATCGAGGCTGTCCGGCCCCAGGAGGATGCGGCGAAGCTCCCGGGGTTGAAGGCCTTCGGGATTGGCGATCATCTCCCGCAGGGTGGCCTCGGCTGCGGCGGCGAACAGCTCTTCCCGGGTGGCGCCCTGGGCCTCGAAGGCGGCATCCGCCACCGCGATGTTCTCGAGATAGGTGTACGGCATGGCTGGCTCTCCCGGCTTTGTCAGCCCTTGACGTTGCCGATGGGCAAGAGGCGCACCACCGGCCGGCTCAGGCCCGCCAGCCGGGTGGCCTCGATCACCTCGTCGATCTCCTTGTAGGCGCCGCCCGCCTCCTCGGCCAGACCCGAGTACGAGACGGTGCGGACGTAGATGCCCCGCTTCTCCATGTCGCGCTGCAGCTGCCGGCCCTGGAACAGCCTTTTGGCCTGGTGGCGGCTCATCACCCGGCCGCTGCCGTGGGCGGTGGTGAAAAAGCTCTGTTGGGCAGTATCGACCCCGGCCAGGAGAAAGGAGCCGGTCTCCATGCTGCCGCCGATGATCACCGGCTGCCCGGTCTGGCGGAAGGCCGCGGGCAGCTCCTCCCGGCCGGGACCGAAGGCGCGGGTGGCGCCCTTGCGGTGCACCAGCAGCTGCCGCGACCGGCCATCGATCTCGTGGCGCTCCAGCTTGGCGGTGTTGTGGGCCACATCGTAGACCTGGTGCATGCCCAGCGCCTCGGGCGTCTTGCGGAAGACCTCCGAGAAGACCTCGCGGATGCGGTGCAGAATGAGCTGCCGGTTGAGGAAGGACATGTTGACCGCGCATTTCATGGCCGCGAAGTAGTCCTGGCCCTCCGGGGAGCGGAAGGGGGCGGAGGCCAGCTCCCGGTCCAGGATGGCGATGCCGTACTTGGCCTCCATGACCCGCAAAAAGGAGGTCAGGTAGTCCGAGGCCACCTGGTGGCCGAAGCCGCGGCTGCCGCAGTGGAACATGATCACCACCTGATGCGGCCGATCGATGCCGAAGGCGGCCGCTGTCGCCGGGTCCAGGATGTTCTCCGGGGTGGCGACCTGGATCTCCAGGTAGTGGTTGCCGGAGCCCAGGGTGCCGATCTGCTGGTAGCCCCGCTCCACCGCCTTGTCGCTCACCTTGCCGGCATCGGCACCGGCGATCCCCCCGCCCTCCTCGGTACGCTCCAGGTCCTCGGCCCAGCCGAAGCCCCGCTCCACAGCCCAGGGCGCCCCTTGTTCCACCGCCTGGCGGAATTCGCTGCGGCTGATCCTGAGGAAGCCCCGGCCGCCAACCCCGGCCGGCACCCGCGCAAAGAGGCGATCCACCAGGCGCTTGAGGTCCGGGGCCACCTCCTCGTGGGTGAGATTGGTCAGCACCAGCCGCATGCCGCAGTTGATGTCGAAGCCGATGCCGCCGGGCGAGATGATGCCGCTTTCCGCGTCCACCGCCGCCGCGCCGCCGATGGGAAAGCCGTATCCCCAGTGGCCGTCCGGCATGCACATGGCGTAGCGCTCGATCCCCGGCAGGCAGGCCACATTGGTCACCTGCTCGATGACCCCCTCGTCCATGGCCGCAAGAAGCGCCCGGGTGGCGAAGATCCGGGCCGGCACCAGCATGCCCTTCTTGTAGGAGACCGGAATCTCCCAGACATACGGGGTGATCTGGATAAGCCCCGCCGTGGTCGTCATGGCTTGCCCCCCTGGAGTGAGCGGCCGCGCATGGGGCGCGCCGAACTGGGTAAACGGCCGTTTTGGGCCAAGGCAGCGTTGCCCGCCGGAAGCTCGGGCTGGAGGCCGCTGTTTGTTGAGAGTTGCCATGCGCGGGTCGCACCCCAATGGGTGAAACGCCGGCAATCCGCTCTGCTGGCCGTTGTTTCTTAAGAGCCTCGCGCAGCGAGAGCAGATACGGTAGCCGGGGGATTCATCCCCCGGCAGGAGGCGCCGGCGACAACCTCGACCGCCGCAATCCCCAGCGCCGGACACCCCCCCCCGCGGCCGGACACACTGGCCGGCATCCACCGCGCCCTTTTCATCCTTCCGCCTTCATCCTTCCGCCTTGCCCGCGGCCGGACACACTGGCCGGCATCCACCGCGCCGGCCAAAACCGCGGCGGCTCCCCGGGGGGCGGGCCGGTGCTTCCCGGCCGGCCTTGAAAGGCCGGCCTACCTCTGGTACGCCACTCCGTGGCTCTGCAAGGAGGGCTTCTTCCGGAGTCTCGCGTGGCGAGAGCTGCCAGGCGCAGGGCGCGCCCAACTGGGGGAAACGCCGGAAAGTCCGCTCTGGCAGCCGATGTTTCTTGTGTGCGCGGCCGCTGGTCCTGCAGGAGTGGATGCCCGTCCTGCCGGACAGGATGAAGAAGCCGGGCAAGCGGGGATGCCACTGCGCCTCCAACCCCGCCAGGCAAGAAGTCGGCCCGGGGTCCGTGTATGCAGCCCTGCCCGGAACCAAGCAGATCCCGTGCCGGCCGGTCCGTCCGGAGGCCGGCCGGCCGCGGCGCCGCGCCCCCGGCCCCGGGGGCGGCCATGGAATGGAACTTGCTGCGCCAACGGCAGGCCCCGCTGGCGGTCAGCCATCCGGGGCACGGCCACCACGACGAGGAGGAATGCCATGATCAGTGCTTGGCTGCACGACGTGCCGGCAGGGGAAATCGATCCGGAGACCCGCCGGAAGATGATCGCCGAGGCTGCCTATTTCCGGGCCCAGAAGGCGGGGGCGGCCAGCGACCCCCTGG harbors:
- a CDS encoding response regulator produces the protein MDEDKPIRVLLVESDQSEAGLLRDLLQAEDEAIVLQWADRLAAALARMAAEPFDIVVTDLKLPDSNGIETFVKIRSRFPYQPVVVLAGADNQGMAMDAVRKGAQDYLIKGRAKGHSIIRLLKYSIERQRLLNECQRRIQEIRTLEGLIPVCAWCRKVHTHKGYWERVERYVEEQTGASFSHGICPECLEKTHPELFGLLEQSHPELVASQPAEEPAGRPIRLLLIEDNAADAGLVQEFAAEITGLPLAIRHVTRLATAIELLQRERFDLVLCDLGLPDSQGIETFISLNTVIPQVPIIVLTGVDDKGFAATAVRSGAQDYIVKGELDSALLRKSIRYAIERHKMLEELRCNLREVRKLHQERDSILSMFAHDIKNAIIPATLLLSRIGTGKAAPPANIVLPIVEALRSAEGMLAEFIELSRLQSRDYEPAMGVLDIEALVLGQVEVARAKASEKEIGIRLDLSPAPLPVLAADAAMLQRVLANLLDNAVKYTPQKGTVTVTVRQSETDLLVQVQDTGIGIADLHIPSIFEAFYRVPGIEKGSGLGLAIAGKIVKSHGGEIWVESTPGHGSTFSFTLPLPQPKAESACPVPATARSRPPAREVQAAAGGETPRPSAAMD
- a CDS encoding RtcB family protein, which gives rise to MTTTAGLIQITPYVWEIPVSYKKGMLVPARIFATRALLAAMDEGVIEQVTNVACLPGIERYAMCMPDGHWGYGFPIGGAAAVDAESGIISPGGIGFDINCGMRLVLTNLTHEEVAPDLKRLVDRLFARVPAGVGGRGFLRISRSEFRQAVEQGAPWAVERGFGWAEDLERTEEGGGIAGADAGKVSDKAVERGYQQIGTLGSGNHYLEIQVATPENILDPATAAAFGIDRPHQVVIMFHCGSRGFGHQVASDYLTSFLRVMEAKYGIAILDRELASAPFRSPEGQDYFAAMKCAVNMSFLNRQLILHRIREVFSEVFRKTPEALGMHQVYDVAHNTAKLERHEIDGRSRQLLVHRKGATRAFGPGREELPAAFRQTGQPVIIGGSMETGSFLLAGVDTAQQSFFTTAHGSGRVMSRHQAKRLFQGRQLQRDMEKRGIYVRTVSYSGLAEEAGGAYKEIDEVIEATRLAGLSRPVVRLLPIGNVKG
- a CDS encoding archease, with translation MPYTYLENIAVADAAFEAQGATREELFAAAAEATLREMIANPEGLQPRELRRILLGPDSLDLLLYHFLQELIFFKDSEQLLLVVREIRIRETAQGYLLEAEAAGETLDPQRHELAADVKAVTMHRFGVRQIAGGWQATVVLDI